The following is a genomic window from Oncorhynchus masou masou isolate Uvic2021 chromosome 6, UVic_Omas_1.1, whole genome shotgun sequence.
cattttgcaacaactttggaagtatgcttagggtcattgtccatttggaagacccatttggaagacccatttaacttctgactgatgtcttgagatgttgcttcaatatatctacttcattttcctacctcatgatgccatctattttgtgaagcacaccagtccctcctgcagcaaagcacccccacaacatgatgctgccacccctatgcttcacgtttgggttggtgttcttcgacttgcaagcctccccctttttcctccaaacataacgatggtcattatggccaaacagttccatttttgtttcatcagaccagaggacatttttccaaaaagtacgatctttgtccccatgtgcagttgcaaactgtagtctgccttctttatggcagttttggagcagtggctttttccttgctgagcagcctttcaggttatatcaatataggactcgttgtactgtggatatagatagttttgtacctgtttcctccagcatcttcacaaggttctttgctgttgttctgggattgatttgcacttttttccccaaagtacgttcatctctaggagacagaccgcgtctccttcctgagcggtatgacagctgcatggtcccatggtatttatacttgcatactattgtttgtacagatgaacgtggtaccttcaggcatttgtaaattgctcctaagaatgaaccagacttgtggaggtcagtcttggctgatttcttttgatttccccatgatgtcaagcaaagaggcactgagtttgaaggtaggccttgacatacacccacaggtacacctccaattgactcaaagtatgtcaattagcctatcactAGCTTCTAAagcaagctgtttaaaggcacagtcaatttagtgtatgtaaacttctgacccactggaattgtgatacagtgaattataagtgaaataatctgtctgtaaacaattgttggaaaaagtatttgtgtcatgcataaagtagatgtcctaaccaacttcccaaaactatagttaacaagacatttgcggagttgttgaaaaacaagttttaatgtctccaacataagtgtatgtaaacctcggACTTGAACTGTATGTAGATATAGTTTGAGGACTGGACATTGTATCTTCCTGAAGGTTtagttcaccctctctctctctggtgtgtgtgcacCATATAGATGGCATCCCTCTGAGTCCGGATGCTATGAGGAACCTTCAGGCATGTCCTTTCTGCCAGCGCACCTACCACCTCGGTGCGTCTCTACGCGAGCACATCAAGTTCTGCCATGAGCGGGACGGGGGGCACATGGTGTGCCCGGTCTGTGGGTACACTCCCCGCTATAGGGCACAGATGGAACAACACATGGCACTGCACAGTCAGGTAGAGGATAAGGTGAGACACTGGAAGAAATTTAAAATAATTATTAGTCACAAGGTGGCACTCTTTTTAATGGTATTTTGAGCTGGATATGAACCAGCTCCGAAAATGACTCCGAAAAGAGTGTTGTGTTAGTTCATTTAGTTTGACTGTTGAACATGCAATGTCTATCTCACGTGAATTCTTAATCTCTTGTAGGCAGGCCTACTGATTTGACTGTATGTATGgttatgtctgtgtgtgattgGTATAGCACCCTGGGTCCGACCATGGCATAGAGAGCAGGAAGTTCAAGTGTCTTCAGTGTGGGAAAGCCTTCAAGTACAAACACCATCTCAAGGAGCACCTCCGCATCCACAGTGGTAAGGAAATGGACAATCCAAATCAATCCCGTCAACTTTACGTCGTGTCAGATACGGTACCGTAGGTTCAGTAGAATCTTATATAGGTAGTGCCTTATGTACAACAGGTTTATTATTAAGGATAGGTGGTTAAGAGGGTAGAATCAAGAGCAGAAGAGCATGATCTCCTCTATGAAGTCAAATCAGTTTGTTTGACAATTAAATGTTTTCTGAACTGTAGTATCTTGGATTGATATTCCCTGTCTGCGCTGCTTCCTTTAGGTGAGAAACCGTACGAGTGCTCCAATTGCAAGAAGCGTTTCTCTCACTCTGGCTCCTACAGCTCACACCTCAGCAGTAAGAAGTGCCTgaccggaggaggaggaggcagcggaggaggaggagaggggagctaTAACAACGGACATGGCCACCATGGGGCCTACTACTCCTCCCTTGCGTCGCCCTCTGCCGGTAGTGGAAGGAACAGCAGTAGGATGGGATCTCCATACCTTCCCCACACCCAGGAGGAACGTCCTCCAATGGGGTTAGAGAGGAACCTGTATCTCCCTAGAGACCATGGTACGCGTCTCCTCCGGGTCCAGGAGCTAGGCTGGGAGTTGGGCCGGCGGTGGGACCCCACGCCGGAACGCTTTCTCCAGGCCAGTGTGTTCAAGGAGTCCACCCTGCTGCCGTACCTCCATGCCGGCACCGGGGAAAGGTTTGAGCAGATGCTGCAGGCGATGCtgcacagggaggagggagggtctggCTCAGCCAGGGAGGAAGGAAGACTGGGGGTTCACAATGGcgggagagaagggaaggcaTCACCGGAGGCTCTGTTGAAACTAAAACGCGACCGTTCCGGCTCGGGTGATGGCCAGGGGGTAAGTGGAGGGGTAACATGTCGTTGGTGCTCCCAGCTCTTTCCCAGCCCCGCCATCTTACTCCAGCACGAGCGCTACCTCTGTAAGATTTACCGAGAGGCCAAGGAGGTGTCTGAGGATCCTCACAGTAAAAaacacctctccccctctacttctCCACCAGACCCCCTCTCCACCCACCACCATCACCAGATAACCACAAACCCCCTGCGATGACCAACGGTTTCCCGAAAGACAAGTCTCCTCTCCAGAGACCCAGCTGGAACTCTGTCCCTCAGCAGCTGCTGGTTGCCATGCACTCCCCCTTCCCGCCCAGCCCAGACTCACTTGCCATGAGGTCCCATTGGTCCAGCCAGGAGAGTGGCAGGAGTGACGGCAGCCCTGGCCAACCAGCACCAACCAGCCCTGCTACAGACATGTCATCCCCTCCCCCATTGGGGCGAAGACGGGTCCCCTCTTCAGGGTTCGGCTCGCACCTCTGCCTGGACCTGTCCTCTGCCATCCTCAACACTCCTGCAAGCCGAGCCGCCCCCCAGGGAAGGACCCATCAGTCATATAGCTCTGAGAATGACCAACCCCTGGATCTCTCCCTCCCCAAGCCCCAGGAGGGGAAAGCCATAGAGGACAGCAAGCCCTATAATGGACACCCTCactgggaagagaagagacagaagaccCAGAGAGACCAGGCAGAGAACCAGCACCACCGGAGGCTGAGTGTCAATCTCAGTCCACCTCCTcaccaggtagagtagctgctacatgtgcagtagctaatggggatcctaataaagtAAACCATGTGCGTGTGCAGATGTGGGGCAGGAAGAGGGGGTACTGTTTATGTCTGACTATGGACTGTTGTTTGTTTTGTGCTGTGTTTCTATGCAGTTTATGTATTTAATGTGTGAGCACTGGTAAGAATTGCCTCCTTAAACTACAATCTACAGTAATCTACTCTAATCCCACCAGCATCATGCAGTCTACAGCGGCGCTCATATTGTCGGGGGTTCCATCTACAGTGCCTACCCTCTGTTTAACCCTATGATGCCTGCTGGGCTAGCTGGCTCAGAGCATGATGGGGTTCCCTCCCTGCCCCTCAGCCGTCCAGTTAGCAACCAGGGATTCCTCTCACCCATGACCTACATGATGGAGTCAGACACAGACGCTGTGCTGAAGAGGATCCACCAGGAGAGACGAGCATTAATGGTAGAATTGATGTTTTTTCTTAGATAGGCTGACAAATACTGTACATGTCACTTCCAACAGTGTAACTGTATTTCATGTCACCTCCAAGTGTAGATATTCCAAACAATGGATTTTACATGGATCTTGTCATGAAAAACAAGGCTTAACCTAGTTAATAGAGACCAGTTGGTTGATGTCTTCTCAGTCAGAACAAGTATACAACTAGAAAATATCATCATCAAGATGTCATGTGCCAAAGGTTTGCCAAACATTTGCCCGTTGGGTAGAGACCTCTCCGTCTGTAagtctgtgtgtgtcctgcaggGTGAGGTGATTGGCCGCAGGGGTCTGGACTACCTCTCTCTgatacaggagggaggagagggcgagGGGGGGCCAGGGAGGAAGAGACTACAGAAGACAGGCGAAGGCCTGTACGCTTGTGACATCTGTGACAAAACCTTCCAGAAGAGCAGCTCTCTGCTCCGACACAAGTACGAACACACAGGTAAATACAGagtctactgtaactatcttaCTCAATGTATTTTGAAGCATGTGATTGATATTGATAGATCATGTTTCTGTTGCGTTGCTAAAGTGAGCAGAGTGTTCCATGATCAGGCAGATATGATCCAAACCAGAACAAGGAACTGAACTGCATACACATAAAGGAtctttaacaaaacaaaaaccaaATGTACTAGATCAATAAATTGCCACAGTTACACATCTGCCTCTGTTTTGCCCTATTCCCACAGGTAAGCGTCCTCACGAGTGCAAGATCTGCAAGAAGGCCTTCAAGCACAAGCACCATTTAATTGAACACAGCCGCCTGCACTCTGGAGAGAAGCCCTACCAGTGTGACAAGTGTGGCAAACGCTTCTCCCACTCAGGCTCCTACTCCCAACACATGAACCATCGGTATGCCTACTGCAGCCTGCACCAGGACCAGGAGGGGGGTGAGGAGCTTCCTCTAACCCCAGGAGGGCCCACCGATGTGGGCCACATGGCCGTGGACACCCCCCTTTCCATGGAGGACACCCCAACATTTCTTAGTGACTCCAGTCTAGATGGGGGGATAGAAGGGagagtagatgaagaggaggaagaagaggagcacGAGACAGAAGAGACTGAAGGCGGACGTATGAAGGAGGCATGTAGTTTGTCAGGGTCAAGGTCTGGTGAGGGATTGGGGCCGAGCcccagtctggtacaggggtCCCCtgtggggagggacagagagagagaacagagggagagagacaaagagcagATCGACAGAcacaatgaagagagagagagtgctggtcTAGGGACTCACGGACTAGAGACCAACCATCACTGGGACAAAGACACATTGGAACGAAATGGAGACCAGAACACAGACACATACGAGCTGAGCCCGGAAGCTCCAGTGTCAAAACTCTAGTGTCATAACAGTGGACAAGTGTGCCAAAACAATGCATCAAAACATGTACAAATAAGGATTAAGAGCtgtgtgaaaatatatttttaaaatgcaCTGTTCAAAATATAGCAAAACTTATACTGTACAGGTACAGTAAGTGACTTCCAATGCAAAGCCATATGAACACAACCAAAATAAGAACCACATGAACTGACAGCATAACACAAAGTGCATAGTAAGAGCCATGGGTATGATATTCACGCTGGTCGGTATGTTAGCATGCTCAATGTTGACCACTACATATCTGTCATCACAGCTACCAGTTGACCACTTACGACTGGTAAAGGAGTATGCACTGCAAGGTGATGTTGTTCATGTTGTTCTGTAGCAAGCAgtgttgttcaatgtgtttccagtTGCCTtatcagtataatacagtattttTTATTTGGCAATACAAGTATTCACCTTTGAAGGTTTTTATATCAGATTTTACATCATATTCTCCAAAGACCAAGAGGTCTCTACTGTATCAAACAATTGACCTCTGTGCTTTAAAATGAATAAGCAATAAATAATAACTATTATTCAAATTAGAATAAAGGATCAAAGATGTATTATTTTTTGCCAAAGCTACAAATTGGTTTAGGATATGTCCATTATGACTGTGGTCAGCTGTGCATTAATTATGGGCATTAGTATGCAGATAGATTAGTgccaaattatgtaaattagttaTATTGGCACTAATATACTGTATCTCCATACAAACACAGATTTACCATTGGGTTTCCATGGTGACTAATGAATGGCTAATATACTGTCTAAAAGGTCAACAGGGAAGCCGGTCACTACAAACGCTCACTGACTTTTACACTGAGCCATTAGGAAGTTGAATGCTGGGTAGCCACCCTAAGCCTGGTAAAGTAAATTGATTTCTCCATACCTTACCATATTTCTACACACAACAGAAAAACGAGAGTCAAAATTAAAATGGTTTTATTTTGTTTTCTTTGAAGAAGGAGCAAATAAATGAAACTTGTACTGCCTCACAAAATGTTCCATATCTCTTAACAGACATGTGGAGTTGCTGTCTCTATTAGAAAAAACGCAAATACATTGTCTCGCTCTATGAAATATAAGTGCAGTATTATGCTTGTACCACAGTGTAGGTTCTACTACAGTTGCCCTTGAATATATTAGCACCCTTGCACGATTCACTATTTCTTCTCAAATAAGTTGAAATTGAAAATAGTTTCATGTTCACACGTTTATTTGTTTGGTTAATAACTGCACAGGACCAAGATCatttttaaaggtccaatgcaaccGTTTTTATtgcaatatcaaataatttctgggtaacaattaagtacattgttttcaatttaaatggttgaaaataaacaaaaaatgtattcttagcaaagagcaatttatCAAGAAAGAATTTTGTTTGCTAGGACTGTCTTAGAGTGTGAAGGGGAAAAGTGAAAACTAACTGTTACTAGCAaaaaggtttggaactcttttgtcttattggtctattaactaatttactgcatggttatgtcaccaggcaggccaaaactccatcccaccaaaatagACTGAAATTTCAGGcgatcttttcaaacagctcttatactaaaagggcattataatttttacaatttcacagtattattccaacctcatactgaggaaatatatataaaacacagggaaatcatgtttttgactgcactgggcgg
Proteins encoded in this region:
- the LOC135542329 gene encoding LOW QUALITY PROTEIN: zinc finger E-box-binding homeobox 1-like (The sequence of the model RefSeq protein was modified relative to this genomic sequence to represent the inferred CDS: inserted 1 base in 1 codon) — protein: MMAEESRGKRRKQANPRRNQVDIEEASSLGSEGKNDDKVGLWSLEVQDYQDSLDQTSLTPSEGEGDGEGTEPAGSPSPRGLSTRPHNLSLSPSPSPRGGHWAEGAEEEESPGSGLTMEDKDGEREQGSLKTYTGHRSDSQALEDMAHYDFLVQLRKASSHHPASHHYHQHHQPPNGSATAPAMYHPGSLNLHDDPLPIWSPGMQRSPEGQDGIPLSPDAMRNLQACPFCQRTYHLGASLREHIKFCHERDGGHMVCPVCGYTPRYRAQMEQHMALHSQVEDKHPGSDHGIESRKFKCLQCGKAFKYKHHLKEHLRIHSGEKPYECSNCKKRFSHSGSYSSHLSSKKCLTGGGGGSGGGGEGSYNNGHGHHGAYYSSLASPSAGSGRNSSRMGSPYLPHTQEERPPMGLERNLYLPRDHGTRLLRVQELGWELGRRWDPTPERFLQASVFKESTLLPYLHAGTGERFEQMLQAMLHREEGGSGSAREEGRLGVHNGGREGKASPEALLKLKRDRSGSGDGQGVSGGVTCRWCSQLFPSPAILLQHERYLCKIYREAKEVSEDPHSKKHLSPXYFSTRPPLHPPPSPDNHKPPAMTNGFPKDKSPLQRPSWNSVPQQLLVAMHSPFPPSPDSLAMRSHWSSQESGRSDGSPGQPAPTSPATDMSSPPPLGRRRVPSSGFGSHLCLDLSSAILNTPASRAAPQGRTHQSYSSENDQPLDLSLPKPQEGKAIEDSKPYNGHPHWEEKRQKTQRDQAENQHHRRLSVNLSPPPHQHHAVYSGAHIVGGSIYSAYPLFNPMMPAGLAGSEHDGVPSLPLSRPVSNQGFLSPMTYMMESDTDAVLKRIHQERRALMGEVIGRRGLDYLSLIQEGGEGEGGPGRKRLQKTGEGLYACDICDKTFQKSSSLLRHKYEHTGKRPHECKICKKAFKHKHHLIEHSRLHSGEKPYQCDKCGKRFSHSGSYSQHMNHRYAYCSLHQDQEGGEELPLTPGGPTDVGHMAVDTPLSMEDTPTFLSDSSLDGGIEGRVDEEEEEEEHETEETEGGRMKEACSLSGSRSGEGLGPSPSLVQGSPVGRDREREQRERDKEQIDRHNEERESAGLGTHGLETNHHWDKDTLERNGDQNTDTYELSPEAPVSKL